In Silene latifolia isolate original U9 population chromosome 3, ASM4854445v1, whole genome shotgun sequence, a single window of DNA contains:
- the LOC141649337 gene encoding uncharacterized protein LOC141649337 has protein sequence MNACHILLGRPWQFDRKVEHDGRANVYSVMKGNVRYNLKPMSPNKIKESKTKKGSMFMEAREVEEALARGERTYVLLVRELGSVGVCDDRGVQELLEEFRDVFPDELPDGLPPLRGIEHQIDLIPGRHCLINRLSLVIREEAKELQRQVQELIDRGYVQESLSPCAVPALLVPKKEGTWRIKDEESHKRHLRAVFEVLRDQKLYGKLEKCTFMVSSVVFLGYIVGKDGGFSSIVAPITELTKKESSCGLTARQKAFEEVKRKLCSGLFLALPDFNKLFEVECDASGVGIGVVLIQEKRPIAYFK, from the exons ATGAATGCATGCCATATTCTGTTGGGTAGGCCTTGGCAATTCGATAGAAAGGTTGAACATGATGGGAGAGCCAATGTGTATAGCGTGATGAAGGGTAATGTGAGATATAATCTGAAACCTATGTCACCTAATAAGATTAAAGAGTCTAAAACAAAGAAGGGGAGTATGTTTATGGAGGCTCGGGAGGTTGAAGAGGCTTTAGCTCGTGGAGAACGAACTTATGTGCTGCTGGTTCGTGAATTGGGGTCCGTTGGTGTGTGTGATGACCGTGGGGTACAGGAGTTGTTAGAAGAGTTCCGGGATGTGTTTCCGGATGAATTACCGGATGGGTTACCTCCTTTACGTGGTATTGAACACCAAATAGATCTGATTCCGGGGCGGCATTGCCTAATAAACCGCCTATCGCTTGTAATCCGAGAGGAAGCAAAGGAGTTACAGAGACAAGTCCAAGAATTGATAGATAGGGGATATGTTCAAGAGAGCTTAAGTCCATGTGCGGTGCCTGCGTTATTAGTGCCAAAGAAGGAAGGGacttggagaat CAAAGATGAAGAGTCGCACAAACGACATTTGCGAGCTGTGTTTGAAGTTTTGCGAGATCAGAAGCTTTATGGTAAGTTGGAAAAATGTACTTTTATGGTCTCAAGTGTTGTCTTTCTTGGTTATATTGTGGGAAAAGACGGA GGTTTTAGCTCGATTGTGGCTCCAATTACAGAGCTAACCAAGAAGGAGAGTTCGTGTGGACTAACGGCGCGCCAAAAGGCGTTTGAAGAAGTGAAACGCAAGCTATGCTCCGGACTGTTTTTAGCACTACCtgattttaataaattgtttgaagtcgagtgtgatgcaAGTGGTGTTGGGATTGGTGTCGTGTTAATACAAGAAAAGAGGCCTATTGCATATTTCAAATGA